One window of Nitrospirota bacterium genomic DNA carries:
- the alaS gene encoding alanine--tRNA ligase, which produces MKSSEIRKTFIEYFKSKGHEVVASASLVPRGDPTLLFTNAGMVRFKPVFLGDEESPYKRAVSCQKCLRAGGKHSDIENVGHTKRHHTFFEMLGNFSFGDYFKEKAIEYAWELLTGVFQISKDKLYVSIYEEDDEAERLWQEKTGLSLSRIVRLSAKDNFWQMADTGPCGPCSEIIIDQGPDAGCGKETCKVGCDCDRFLELWNLVFMQFNRDEFGTLTPLPKPSIDTGMGIERISAVLQGKNNNFDSDIFKEIISSIEANTGVTYGESPDTDASIRVIADHIRAISFLIVEGIMPSNEGRGYVLRRILRRAGRHARLLGKEGPLLYRLTDPVVTSLKGVYPELEEERETVVKVIRFEEERFGKTLEQGMLLMDSLIGSLRASKKTIIPGQEVFRLYDTYGFPLDLARDIAMDLGFSIDEDGFHMAMSIQRERARASWVGEETALSSIYRELISETGKTEFLGYETTESDAVIKAILKAGNVVKELSVGEEGEVFLNKTTFYGESGGQIGDTGVIYSDTFKADVLDTKSPLDSFISHHIKLRKGTLQVWMKVRCSVDIDKRHAIMRNHTATHLLQSALRATLGEHVKQAGSFVGSDRLRFDFTHFSSLGRDELNVVEDMVNSWILQNHPVNVLEMDIKDALSSGAIALFGERYGERVRTITVPGVSMELCGGTHVRATGDIGAFRILGEGSVSSGIRRIEAITGKQTIAYMREKEDELLKIALLVKSPDAPLEKVRALIEELRELQKEKEKAKGVAVKDISTEVVKKAREISGIKVVSEKVDGLSQKDLRALADSIRDRLGSCVIVLASVTDNQASFLSMVTGDLTKKLSADKILREVAKMTGGRGGGKPELAQGGTKDINALDTAINRVYDIVKTVKS; this is translated from the coding sequence AAAAGCAAGGGGCATGAGGTAGTGGCAAGTGCATCCCTCGTTCCACGAGGAGACCCAACGCTTCTTTTTACTAATGCAGGAATGGTTCGGTTTAAGCCTGTGTTTTTGGGAGATGAGGAAAGCCCTTACAAAAGGGCAGTGTCCTGCCAGAAGTGTCTGAGGGCAGGCGGAAAACACAGTGATATAGAAAATGTAGGCCATACAAAAAGGCATCATACATTTTTCGAGATGCTTGGAAACTTCTCATTCGGAGATTATTTCAAAGAAAAGGCAATAGAGTATGCATGGGAACTCCTGACAGGCGTATTTCAGATCTCAAAGGATAAACTTTATGTCTCCATATACGAGGAAGACGATGAGGCAGAAAGGCTCTGGCAGGAAAAAACAGGGCTTTCCCTCTCAAGAATCGTAAGGCTTTCTGCAAAGGACAATTTCTGGCAGATGGCTGACACAGGTCCATGTGGGCCTTGCTCTGAGATAATAATAGACCAGGGACCTGATGCAGGCTGTGGCAAGGAGACCTGTAAGGTGGGGTGCGACTGCGACAGGTTCTTAGAGCTATGGAACTTAGTATTCATGCAGTTTAACAGGGATGAATTCGGAACCCTCACGCCCCTTCCAAAACCGAGCATAGACACAGGAATGGGCATTGAAAGAATCTCCGCAGTTCTTCAGGGGAAAAACAATAACTTCGATTCGGACATTTTTAAGGAAATCATCTCCTCGATTGAGGCAAATACAGGTGTAACATACGGTGAAAGCCCAGACACAGATGCCTCCATCAGGGTTATAGCTGACCATATCAGGGCTATCTCGTTTCTTATCGTAGAGGGCATTATGCCTTCAAACGAAGGAAGAGGCTATGTGCTTAGAAGAATCTTAAGACGGGCAGGAAGGCACGCAAGACTTCTCGGAAAAGAAGGACCTCTGCTTTACAGGCTCACAGACCCTGTGGTTACATCCCTAAAAGGTGTTTATCCGGAGCTGGAAGAGGAAAGGGAAACAGTAGTAAAGGTCATCAGATTCGAAGAAGAGAGATTCGGTAAAACATTAGAGCAGGGAATGCTTTTGATGGATAGCCTCATAGGGTCCCTTAGGGCTTCAAAGAAAACCATTATCCCCGGGCAAGAGGTATTCAGGCTTTACGATACATATGGATTTCCACTTGACCTTGCAAGGGACATAGCAATGGACTTGGGCTTTTCCATAGACGAAGATGGGTTTCACATGGCAATGTCTATCCAGAGGGAAAGGGCAAGGGCATCATGGGTTGGAGAGGAGACTGCTTTATCCTCCATCTACAGGGAACTGATTTCAGAGACAGGTAAAACAGAGTTTTTAGGCTATGAGACTACCGAATCCGATGCAGTTATTAAGGCAATACTTAAGGCAGGTAATGTCGTCAAGGAGCTTAGTGTTGGCGAGGAAGGAGAGGTCTTCCTCAATAAAACCACATTTTATGGAGAATCAGGTGGTCAGATAGGAGATACAGGAGTTATTTATTCCGATACATTCAAGGCTGATGTGCTTGATACAAAAAGCCCTCTCGATTCATTTATAAGCCACCACATAAAGCTCAGGAAGGGAACCCTTCAGGTGTGGATGAAGGTAAGATGTTCGGTTGACATAGATAAAAGACATGCCATAATGCGAAACCATACTGCAACCCATCTTCTTCAGTCAGCACTTCGTGCCACATTAGGCGAGCATGTCAAACAGGCAGGCTCATTCGTTGGATCTGACAGGCTAAGATTCGATTTTACCCATTTCTCGTCTCTCGGCAGAGACGAGCTTAATGTAGTAGAAGACATGGTTAATAGCTGGATACTTCAAAATCATCCTGTAAATGTCCTTGAGATGGATATAAAGGATGCCCTTTCCTCAGGTGCAATTGCGCTTTTTGGAGAAAGATACGGAGAAAGGGTTAGGACCATAACGGTTCCCGGGGTAAGCATGGAGCTTTGTGGAGGAACCCATGTAAGGGCAACAGGAGATATAGGCGCCTTCAGGATTCTTGGAGAAGGCTCTGTTTCATCTGGCATTAGAAGGATAGAGGCTATTACAGGAAAACAAACGATTGCTTACATGAGGGAAAAAGAAGATGAGCTTCTCAAGATTGCCCTTCTCGTTAAATCCCCTGATGCTCCTTTGGAGAAGGTAAGGGCTCTCATCGAAGAGCTTCGTGAGCTCCAGAAAGAAAAAGAAAAGGCAAAAGGGGTGGCTGTAAAAGACATCTCCACAGAGGTTGTCAAAAAAGCAAGGGAGATTAGCGGAATCAAAGTGGTCTCTGAAAAAGTAGATGGGCTTTCCCAGAAAGACCTGAGAGCACTCGCAGACAGTATTCGAGACAGATTGGGCTCATGCGTAATAGTGCTTGCCTCTGTAACGGACAATCAGGCGTCATTCCTCTCTATGGTTACAGGAGACCTTACGAAAAAGCTCAGTGCGGATAAGATTCTAAGGGAAGTGGCTAAAATGACTGGTGGAAGAGGAGGAGGCAAGCCGGAGCTTGCACAGGGCGGAACAAAGGACATTAATGCTCTGGATACTGCCATCAACAGGGTCTACGATATAGTCAAGACAGTAAAATCTTGA